The segment GACCACACCGCTAGGGAATTTCCACAGCATTCGCGACACGACCCCCGTCTTCCGTTCAGCCCCACCGGCCAAGGTGGTTGTCGGCACCGGCCAAGATGGTTGTCGCGCAACATGCCACTACGGCTACAAGAACCACGTGAATGTGGACCGTCAGCATAAGCTGGTGCGCCGCTACCATGTCAGCGATGCAGCGCTGCATGACAGCCAGGCAGTGGATCACCTCCTGATGCAAGGCAACACCGGCTCGGACGTCTGGGCCGATCCGGCCTATCGGTCCGAGGAGATGGAGGCCAAGCTGCGCGCCCAGGGCCTGAGGAGCCGCATCCACCGCAAGGGAAAGCGCGGCAAACCGCTGAGCGAGCAGGGCAAGGCCAGCAACCGGACCAAGTCCGCCGTACGCGCCCGGGTCGAACATGTCTTCGGCGCACAGACCAACGACATGGGTGGGACGCTGGTGCGCACCATCGGCATCGTGCGTGCGAAGGCCAAGATCGGCATGAAGAACCTCGCTTACAACATGCGCCGCCTCGCCCAGCTCCGCCGCCTGAACCCATGTCCGGCGTAATCCGGGGCGCGGACTTCAGGCCGAAGAGGCCGCGGCCCGCCATAGCCGGGCGGAATGGCCCCCAACTACGCCGCCGAAAACTACAGCAAGCCGCTTCCCGCAGCCTTCAGGCCGCCAAACCAGCCCTGAACAGCGGCGAACAAGGAAAAATCGAGGTGCCCACCTGTAACTTGATAGTCCAGAAACGTATTCTGAAAGCACATGCAGCACTGAAGTCGGGTGCGCTATCAGGATGATACAAGTGCACTTCCGGATGGTCTCCGGTTGATCTCGAATGCCATCCGGATCATCCTGATCTCGCTGAATCGTCTGGGGAACGGGCATGGATGCTGTTGCGGGTGCCTTCTTGGAAACGTCATGACACAGATATCCGCATCATCGGGCGGACTGTCCTTCCGATGCATCCTGGAATGTCCCTGCCCCGCCAAAGGATGCGCGGACCTTCTTCCGGATACCCCTGACATCGGTCGGCTCAAAGGGCCGCTGTTCCCGACGTGCACCTCACTGGTATCAAGGCACATTCAGTCTGCCGGCTTTCTGGATGAAGTGTCCGAAACGATTTTTGAAGGACGTTGGTTTCGAACTGCAGACCGCCGATCTGCGTCTCGGACTCCCGGTTGGACGCCGTGTCGGCTTGACCCGGACACAGCGCCGTTGCGGCGCATCTTGTCGACCGCGAAGATCCCCAGCGATCTGGCGCGTAATGGCGATCACCGGGTGTCAGGTTGTGGCGCTGGCAATCATCTCCCGGT is part of the Paracoccaceae bacterium Fryx2 genome and harbors:
- a CDS encoding transposase, whose product is MVVGTGQDGCRATCHYGYKNHVNVDRQHKLVRRYHVSDAALHDSQAVDHLLMQGNTGSDVWADPAYRSEEMEAKLRAQGLRSRIHRKGKRGKPLSEQGKASNRTKSAVRARVEHVFGAQTNDMGGTLVRTIGIVRAKAKIGMKNLAYNMRRLAQLRRLNPCPA